In Zingiber officinale cultivar Zhangliang chromosome 3B, Zo_v1.1, whole genome shotgun sequence, a single window of DNA contains:
- the LOC122055208 gene encoding zinc finger A20 and AN1 domain-containing stress-associated protein 8-like — MPDQATFPTKWQVSLPPTPELKKFKTRPDYLYAANILAADIVMDSVMAGVLKRKAAALEAAAAREMETLGIQPNTAISDLEKKNVEARGLELKIKELMEQLDQEKVSRSPDAVRHKDELTTLQESLAAAQLAFKEYQEAEPNRVAALRQGYIRSPDFSEKICERMKRVGLTSFQCRCGDLFCKLHRYSDSHDCSFDYKAAGREQIAKANPLIRAAKIIKI, encoded by the exons atgcccgatcaggccacctTCCCGACAAAGTGGCAGGTCAGCTTGCCTCCCACccccgagctgaagaagttcaagacccgaccggactatctctaTGCCGCAAATATattagccg cggacatcgtcatggactcggtcaTGGCTggcgttctgaagagaaaggcggcagcgTTAGAGGCCGCGGCGGCCAGGGAGATGGAAAcgttgggtatccagccg aacacggcCATTtctgacttggagaagaagaatgtggaggctaGAGGCTTGGAGCTGAAGATCAAGGAGTTGATGGAACAGCTCGACCAAGAGAAAGTGAGCCGCTCGCCCGACGCCGTCAGGCATAAGGATGAGCTGACCACTTTGCAAGAATCTCTTGCTGCAGCTCAACtggccttcaaagagtaccaagaggccgagccgaatCGGGTTGCAGCTCTAAGACaaggctacatccgctcgcccgattTCTCGGaaaaaatctgcgagcggat GAAAAGGGTGGGCTTGACCAGCTTCCAGTGCCGCTGCGGCGATCTCTTCTGCAAACTTCACCGGTACTCCGATTCCCATGACTGCTCATTCGATTACAAGGCGGCTGGAAGAGAACAAATCGCCAAGGCCAATCCTCTCATAAGAGCTGCGAAGATCATTAAAATATGA